The following proteins are co-located in the Solea solea chromosome 21, fSolSol10.1, whole genome shotgun sequence genome:
- the LOC131449063 gene encoding choline O-acetyltransferase-like: MPVLERETSRDRGSQVLPKVPVPPLKQTLDMYLRCVQHLVTEQQFMKTKAIVEKFGAPGGVGEALQKKLLERRDKTINWVYDYWLEDMYLNNRLALPVNSSPVMVFPKQTFRDHKDSLRFAARLIKGLLEYKRLIDERALPADVGRGQLAGTPLCMEQYYRLFTSYRYPGLKTDTLKVQVKAASSAEEHIVVACRSQFFVLDVVACGKQLNETEILSQLERIWKMTENPKERFPPFGILTSDGRTEWAQARDVLTKDQTNRDSLAQIESCLCVVCLDEPSGLVPSDTNRALLMLHGGGPEKSGSNRWYDKSMQFVIGMDGICGVVCEHSPFEGIVLVQCSEYLMKYITGSPSRMASASSIRELPPPKRLLWKSSPHIQGLLAASGDRLQRLVNNLDMDVLTFKAYGKEFIKKQRMSPDAFIQVALQLAFFKCRGRLVPTYESASTRRFQQGRVDNIRSATLQALAFVKSMTDERVTFTDSEKMKRLKDALIAQTDYTIAAITGMAIDNHLLGLLRISKELKMEKPDIFCDETYVASNRFILSTSQVPTTVEMFCCYGPVVPNGYGACYDPQSHHILFCVSSFWENTETSSAVFVKALNEGLLEIRDLCNRCSAAATKLADSSQGGGQPHKSGK; encoded by the exons GTGTTGCCAAAGGTCCCGGTGCCGCCACTGAAGCAAACCCTGGACATGTACCTGAGGTGTGTCCAGCACCTGGTCACAGAGCAGCAGTTCATGAAAACTAAAGCCATTGTGGAGAAGTTTGGAGCTCCTGGAGGAGTTGGAGAGGCTCTCCAGAAAAAGCTGTTGGAGAGACGGGACAAGACCATCAACTGG gTCTACGATTACTGGCTTGAGGACATGTATTTGAACAACAGGTTGGCTCTGCCGGTCAACTCCAGTCCTGTcatggtgtttcccaaacagaCTTTCAGAGACCATAAAGACTCCCTGAG ATTTGCAGCTCGTCTCATCAAAGGGCTGCTGGAGTATAAAAGACTCATTGACGA GCGAGCGCTGCCTGCGGATGTGGGCCGTGGCCAGTTAGCGGGAACCCCTCTGTGCATGGAGCAGTACTACCGCCTCTTCACCTCTTACCGCTACCCGGGGTTGAAGACAGACACGCTGAAGGTGCAGGTGAAGGCAGCCTCGTCAGCAGAGGAGCACATCGTCGTGGCCTGCAGGTCTCAG TTTTTCGTGTTGGATGTCGTCGCATGTGGAAAGCAGCTCaatgagacagagatcttgtcCCAGCTGGAGAGGATCTGGAAAATGACGGAAAATCCTAAAGAGAGATTTCCGCCTTTTGGTATTTTGACATCCGATGGGAGAACAGAATGGGCTCAAGCCAGGGATGTGCTCACTAAAG ATCAAACCAACAGAGACTCTCTGGCTCAGATTGAGAGCTGCCTGTGCGTGGTGTGTCTGGATGAAccaagcggcctcgtgcccagTGACACCAACAGGGCCCTGCTGATGCTGCACGGCGGCGGCCCCGAGAAAAGCGGCTCAAACCGTTGGTATGACAAGTCAATGCAG TTTGTCATAGGAATGGATGGGATTTGTGGAGTGGTGTGCGAGCACTCACCTTTCGAGGGGATAGTTCTGGTGCAGTGCTCTGAATACCTGATGAAATATAT AACAGGGAGTCCCTCCAGGATGGCGAGTGCGTCCAGCATCAGAGAGCTCCCTCCTCCAAAGAGGCTGTTGTGGAAATCCAGCCCACACATCCAGGGACTCTTAGCAGCATCCGGAGACAGACTCCAGAG GCTGGTGAATAATCTCGACATGGATGTTCTCACGTTCAAAGCTTATGGGAAAGAGTTCATCAAAAAGCAGAGGATGAGTCCGGATGCATTTATACAAGTCGCCTTACAACTTGCAtttttcaa ATGCAGAGGAAGACTCGTGCCCACTTACGAGAGTGCGTCCACGCGGCGTTTCCAGCAAGGTCGAGTAGACAACATCCGCTCTGCAACTCTCCAGGCCCTGGCCTTTGTGAAGTCCATGACAGACGAGAGGGTCACTTTCACC GATTCAGAGAAAATGAAACGACTGAAGGACGCACTTATAGCCCAGACGGATTATACAATTGCA GCTATTACGGGAATGGCAATAGACAATCATCTCCTCGGGCTTCTGAGGATCTCAAAGGAGCTCAAGATGGAGAAGCCAGACATCTTCTGTGATGAGACGTATGTGGCCAGTAACCGATTCATTCTCTCCACCAGTCAG GTTCCGACCACTGTGGAGATGTTCTGTTGCTACGGCCCCGTGGTTCCCAACGGCTACGGCGCCTGTTACGACCCACAGTCGCACCACATCCTCTTCTGCGTGTCCAGTTTCTGGGAGAACACCGAGACGAGCTCGGCCGTTTTCGTCAAAGCCCTAAACGAGGGCCTGCTGGAGATCAGGGACCTGTGCAATAGATGCAGCGCTGCAGCTACCAAACTGGCTGACAGCAGCCAGGGAGGCGGCCAGCCTCATAAATCAGGAAAGTAA